The following are from one region of the Arachis duranensis cultivar V14167 chromosome 10, aradu.V14167.gnm2.J7QH, whole genome shotgun sequence genome:
- the LOC107470675 gene encoding serine/threonine-protein kinase RIPK, with product MTKITWKSIIPSCYKTKSKVEEEEVSKHCSFQRLCLSDVSITSSPKDIEDLSTSFVGSKLYTFTLEELKEATHNFSWSNMLGEGGFGPVYKGFVDDNLKRGLKAQSVAVKRLDLEGLQGHREWLAEIIFLGQLRHSHLVKLIGYCCEEKNRLLVYEYMPRGSLENQLFRRYSSSMPWSTRMKIALGAAKGLAFLHEADKPVIYRDFKTSNILLDSDYTAKLSDFGLAKDGPEGEETHVTTTRIMGTKGYAAPEYVMAGHLSTKSDVYSYGVVLLELLTGKRVVDRSRPSRERSLVEWGRPMLRDQRKLHHVMDPRLEGQFPMKGAVKVAALTHKCLSHNPNPRPSMRDVVKTLESLQDFDDVFIAPFVYVAVSEKK from the exons ATGACTAAGATTACATGGAAATCAATCATCCCAAGTTGTTACAAGACCAAAAgcaaagtagaagaagaagaggtttCAAAACATTGTTCTTTCCAAAGGCTATGCCTCTCTGATGTAAGCATTACAAGCTCTCCTAAGGACATTGAAGATCTTTCAACTTCTTTTGTTGGATCAAAGCTTTACACATTCACCTTAGAGGAGCTAAAAGAAGCAACGCATAATTTCTCATGGAGTAACATGCTTGGTGAAGGTGGGTTTGGACCTGTTTACAAAGGTTTTGTTGATGACAACCTTAAACGTGGTCTGAAGGCTCAATCCGTGGCAGTTAAACGGTTAGACTTGGAAGGCTTGCAAGGTCACAGAGAGTGGCTG GCAGAGATTATATTTCTTGGGCAGCTAAGGCATTCACATCTTGTTAAGTTAATTGGATACTGTTGTGAAGAAAAGAACAGGCTTTTGGTGTATGAATACATGCCAAGAGGTAGCTTAGAGAACCAATTATTCAGAA GGTATTCTTCTAGCATGCCATGGTCAACAAGGATGAAAATTGCATTAGGTGCTGCTAAGGGCCTTGCATTCCTTCATGAAGCAGATAAACCTGTCATATACAGAGATTTCAAAACTTCAAATATCTTACTTGACTCA GACTACACAGCTAAATTATCGGACTTTGGGTTAGCTAAGGATGGTCCTGAAGGAGAAGAAACACATGTAACAACAACACGCATAATGGGGACAAAGGGCTATGCTGCCCCTGAATATGTCATGGCAG GTCACCTTTCTACCAAGAGCGATGTGTATAGCTATGGAGTGGTTCTGTTGGAGCTTCTTACAGGGAAGCGAGTGGTGGATAGGAGCCGTCCGAGTCGGGAGCGGAGCCTGGTGGAATGGGGAAGGCCTATGTTGAGGGATCAAAGGAAGCTGCATCATGTGATGGACCCAAGGTTGGAAGGGCAGTTTCCTATGAAAGGAGCAGTTAAGGTTGCTGCATTGACACATAAATGCTTGAGTCACAACCCCAATCCAAGACCCTCAATGAGGGATGTTGTCAAGACATTGGAGTCACTTCAAGACTTTGATGATGTCTTCATAGCACCATTTGTTTATGTTGCAGTTAGTGAAAAGAAATAG